One Alcaligenes ammonioxydans DNA segment encodes these proteins:
- a CDS encoding GNAT family N-acetyltransferase, whose amino-acid sequence MALDFQWKRLDDLSSREMYALIQVREAVFVVEQQCAYQEADGLDLTAWHLSVFKDGELAAYARVVEPGLKYAEPSIGRVLTVAKFRSLKIGYALVAEAIRFTHAQYPGEDIRIGAQAHLQKFYGSLGFEPVGEIYDEDGIAHIDMVKPATPADGSMDAHQDHPARRLGL is encoded by the coding sequence ATGGCTCTGGATTTTCAATGGAAACGACTGGATGATCTCTCCTCTCGGGAGATGTACGCCCTCATCCAGGTTCGCGAAGCCGTGTTTGTGGTGGAGCAGCAGTGCGCCTATCAGGAAGCAGACGGTCTGGATCTGACTGCCTGGCACTTGTCGGTGTTCAAGGATGGAGAGCTGGCGGCCTATGCCCGCGTTGTCGAGCCGGGACTGAAGTATGCCGAACCGTCCATTGGCCGCGTCCTGACTGTGGCCAAGTTTCGCAGTTTGAAGATCGGTTATGCCCTAGTGGCTGAGGCTATACGATTTACGCATGCTCAGTATCCTGGCGAGGATATTCGCATTGGCGCACAGGCTCATTTGCAGAAGTTCTACGGGTCTTTAGGGTTTGAACCCGTCGGTGAAATCTACGACGAAGATGGCATTGCTCATATTGACATGGTCAAGCCAGCGACTCCCGCCGATGGCAGTATGGATGCTCATCAAGACCACCCGGCTAGGCGTTTAGGTTTGTAG
- the hemW gene encoding radical SAM family heme chaperone HemW, with product MSVFSPEVRIRPGSGPATLLPSLPPLSVYVHVPWCVRKCPYCDFNSHEAPAQLPENEYLDALQADLEQTLPLVWGRQVISVFIGGGTPSLLSAQALDRMLAMLRAHLNLLPDAEITLEANPGASEASRFMDYAHSGVNRISLGIQSFNDQALKALGRIHDSQQARQAIEAALKAVDRVNLDVMYALPGQTPAQSEHDILQAMSYETEHLSLYHLTLEPNTVFAKYPPALPDDDDSAAMQDRLIELTASRGWEQYEISAYSKRGGHSRHNLNYWEFGDYIGIGPGAHGKLSFHDRIIRTATTRSPAQWMQTAVKRDGSHYAHNARVSPQDLPFEFMLNALRLKAGVPSQYFQERTGVPLAQILPTIRRNIEKGLLAADPLRIRTTDLGWRFLNDLQEAFLPDAGS from the coding sequence ATGAGCGTTTTTTCTCCCGAAGTACGAATCCGGCCCGGCTCGGGGCCGGCGACTCTCTTGCCCAGCCTGCCTCCCTTATCGGTCTATGTGCATGTGCCCTGGTGTGTCCGCAAGTGCCCGTACTGTGACTTCAACTCACACGAAGCACCGGCGCAGTTGCCCGAAAACGAGTACCTGGACGCCTTGCAAGCCGACCTGGAGCAAACCTTGCCCCTGGTCTGGGGCCGACAGGTCATTTCCGTCTTTATCGGCGGCGGCACACCCAGTCTTTTATCGGCCCAGGCGCTGGACCGCATGTTGGCCATGCTGCGCGCTCATCTGAACCTGCTGCCCGATGCTGAAATTACGCTGGAAGCCAATCCCGGCGCTTCGGAAGCCTCGCGTTTCATGGACTATGCGCACAGTGGCGTAAACCGTATCTCTCTGGGCATCCAAAGCTTTAACGATCAGGCCCTGAAAGCGCTCGGACGCATTCACGATAGTCAGCAAGCACGCCAGGCCATCGAGGCCGCCCTGAAAGCGGTAGACCGCGTGAACCTGGACGTGATGTACGCCTTGCCTGGGCAAACACCCGCCCAGTCCGAACACGACATCTTGCAAGCCATGTCTTACGAAACGGAGCATTTGTCGCTGTATCACTTGACGCTGGAACCCAATACCGTCTTTGCCAAATATCCGCCTGCCTTGCCTGATGACGATGACAGCGCGGCCATGCAGGACAGGCTGATCGAGTTGACGGCCAGTCGCGGCTGGGAGCAGTATGAAATATCCGCCTACAGCAAGCGGGGTGGTCACAGCCGCCATAATCTGAATTACTGGGAGTTTGGCGACTACATCGGTATCGGTCCCGGTGCGCATGGCAAATTGTCCTTTCACGATCGTATTATTCGTACCGCCACGACCCGCAGCCCAGCCCAGTGGATGCAGACCGCCGTCAAACGGGATGGCAGCCACTATGCGCACAATGCGCGTGTGTCCCCTCAGGACCTGCCCTTTGAGTTCATGCTGAACGCGTTGCGTCTGAAAGCCGGGGTGCCGTCCCAATACTTTCAGGAGCGCACGGGCGTGCCACTGGCACAGATCCTGCCCACCATCAGGCGCAATATTGAAAAAGGTTTGCTGGCTGCCGATCCGCTGCGTATTCGAACTACGGATTTAGGCTGGCGCTTTCTAAATGACTTACAGGAAGCATTCCTTCCTGATGCAGGTTCCTGA
- the rdgB gene encoding RdgB/HAM1 family non-canonical purine NTP pyrophosphatase has protein sequence MNTTSKRVVLASNNAGKLKEFSAILAQAGISMIPQGQLNIPEAEEPFATFIENALAKARHASQLSGLPALADDSGLCVRALDEAPGVYSARFAARELGGEKSDSANNALLVQRLQGQSDRRACYVAVLVYVRHAQDPRPIVIEGVWEGEIQDQPAGEHGFGYDPHFYLPELGQTAAQLAPEVKNQYSHRAQAMRALLHRLAAE, from the coding sequence ATGAACACTACATCCAAGCGTGTTGTCCTGGCCTCCAACAATGCCGGCAAGCTCAAGGAGTTTTCCGCCATCCTGGCCCAGGCCGGTATCAGCATGATTCCGCAAGGCCAATTGAACATTCCCGAGGCCGAGGAGCCCTTTGCCACTTTTATCGAGAATGCGCTGGCCAAGGCCCGTCATGCCAGCCAGTTAAGCGGTTTGCCCGCCTTGGCCGACGACTCCGGCCTGTGCGTGCGCGCCTTGGACGAAGCCCCCGGCGTGTACTCCGCCCGATTTGCCGCTCGCGAGCTGGGTGGTGAGAAGTCCGACTCTGCCAATAACGCCTTGCTGGTCCAGCGTCTGCAAGGACAAAGCGACCGCCGCGCCTGTTATGTGGCCGTTCTGGTGTATGTGCGCCATGCTCAGGACCCACGGCCCATCGTGATTGAAGGGGTCTGGGAAGGAGAGATTCAGGATCAGCCCGCCGGCGAGCACGGCTTTGGCTATGACCCGCACTTTTATCTTCCCGAACTTGGGCAAACCGCTGCACAGCTCGCGCCCGAGGTGAAAAACCAATATAGCCATCGGGCGCAGGCCATGCGAGCGTTGCTGCATCGTCTGGCGGCCGAGTAA
- the glnA gene encoding type I glutamate--ammonia ligase, translating into MSTPEDVLKIIAEREITFVDFRFTDTLGREHHLTTPAHAVDEDRFESGVAFDGSSLPGWKGIEASDMLLIPDAKTARMDPFREEPTLILTCDVVEPSDLKGYDRDPRSLAKRAEAYLRSSGLGDTAYFGPEPEFFVFDGITWNDDMSGSFVKIRSEEAPWSRGLELNGNNLGHRPGVKGGYVPVSPTDSFADLRAEMCLLMEQQGVPVEIHHHEVAAPGQLEIGTRFSTLVERADWNQIMKYTIHNVAHVYGKTATFMPKPVVGDNGSGMHVHQSIWKDGQNLFAGNEYAGLSEFALFYIGGIIKHARALNAITNPTTNSYKRLVPHFEAPVKLAYSARNRSASIRIPYVSNPKARRVEARFPDPMANPYLAFSALMMAGLDGVQNKIHPGDPADKNLYDLPPEEDAKIPTVCASLEQAIESLDKDREFLTRGGVFSNEMLDAFIELKQAEITRLRMVPHPVEFDMYYSL; encoded by the coding sequence ATGTCCACCCCCGAAGATGTTCTGAAGATCATCGCCGAACGCGAAATCACGTTTGTCGATTTCCGCTTTACCGATACCCTGGGCCGTGAGCACCACTTGACCACCCCCGCACACGCGGTGGACGAGGATCGCTTTGAGTCCGGCGTCGCGTTTGACGGCTCTTCCTTGCCTGGTTGGAAAGGAATTGAAGCCTCGGACATGTTGCTCATCCCGGACGCCAAAACCGCGCGTATGGACCCGTTCCGTGAAGAGCCCACCCTGATTCTGACCTGCGATGTGGTCGAACCGTCCGACCTGAAAGGGTATGACCGCGATCCCCGTTCGCTGGCCAAGCGTGCCGAAGCCTACCTGCGCTCCAGCGGCCTGGGCGATACCGCGTACTTTGGTCCCGAGCCAGAATTCTTCGTGTTCGATGGGATTACCTGGAACGACGACATGTCGGGCAGCTTCGTGAAGATTCGCTCCGAAGAAGCCCCTTGGTCGCGCGGCCTGGAACTCAATGGCAACAACCTGGGTCACCGCCCAGGGGTCAAAGGCGGTTACGTTCCTGTGTCACCCACAGACTCTTTTGCCGATCTGCGCGCAGAAATGTGTCTGTTGATGGAGCAGCAGGGCGTTCCTGTTGAAATCCATCACCACGAAGTGGCGGCTCCCGGTCAGCTGGAAATCGGCACGCGTTTCTCGACCCTGGTCGAGCGCGCAGACTGGAATCAGATCATGAAGTACACCATCCATAACGTGGCTCACGTATATGGAAAAACGGCAACCTTCATGCCCAAGCCTGTCGTGGGCGACAACGGTTCGGGCATGCACGTTCACCAGTCCATCTGGAAAGATGGCCAGAACTTGTTTGCAGGTAATGAATACGCCGGGCTGTCCGAGTTTGCCTTGTTCTACATTGGCGGCATCATCAAGCACGCTCGCGCTCTGAACGCCATCACCAACCCCACGACCAACTCCTACAAGCGTCTGGTTCCGCACTTTGAAGCACCGGTCAAACTGGCGTACTCCGCCCGTAACCGTTCGGCCTCGATCCGCATTCCTTACGTCAGCAACCCCAAGGCTCGTCGTGTGGAAGCACGTTTCCCCGACCCAATGGCCAACCCTTATCTGGCTTTCTCGGCCTTGATGATGGCCGGTCTGGACGGTGTGCAAAACAAGATCCATCCTGGCGATCCTGCCGACAAGAACTTGTACGATCTGCCTCCTGAAGAAGATGCAAAGATCCCAACCGTGTGCGCTTCTCTGGAACAGGCCATCGAGTCTCTGGACAAGGATCGCGAGTTCCTGACCCGGGGCGGTGTGTTCAGCAACGAAATGCTGGATGCCTTCATCGAGCTGAAACAAGCCGAAATCACCCGTTTGCGCATGGTGCCGCATCCGGTCGAATTCGACATGTACTACAGCCTGTAA
- a CDS encoding ABC transporter ATP-binding protein, whose product MNDFLDLQAITLSYDTSEGFRPVVDQLSLHLPQGEIGCLLGASGCGKTTVLRAIAGFEPLRAGHILLNGRVLSAVSQQVPPEDRHVGMMFQDYALFPHLTVEKNVAFGLRKWGRNERQERVHDMLELVDLSRLAQRYPHELSGGQQQRVALARALAPKPSLLLLDEPFSNLDVDTRERLAFEVREILKKAGITAILVTHNQAEAFAIADRIGVMQAGKIIQWDTPYSLHHHPVNDFVADFIRREAIMAQRAQAFLRGEPVEL is encoded by the coding sequence ATGAATGATTTTCTGGATTTACAGGCTATTACCCTGTCCTACGATACGTCCGAGGGATTTCGGCCGGTCGTCGACCAACTCAGTTTGCACCTGCCACAAGGGGAAATTGGCTGTTTGCTTGGCGCGTCCGGCTGTGGCAAGACCACGGTTCTGCGTGCGATCGCCGGCTTTGAGCCTTTGCGCGCCGGGCATATTTTGCTCAATGGCCGTGTGCTATCCGCTGTTTCTCAACAGGTTCCACCGGAAGACCGGCATGTCGGCATGATGTTTCAGGATTACGCGCTTTTCCCTCATCTGACCGTAGAGAAGAATGTGGCGTTTGGCCTGCGCAAATGGGGCCGGAACGAACGACAAGAGCGGGTACACGACATGTTAGAGTTGGTGGATCTGTCCCGCTTGGCACAGCGCTATCCGCATGAATTGTCCGGTGGTCAGCAACAGCGTGTTGCTCTGGCGCGAGCGCTGGCTCCCAAGCCGTCCTTATTATTGCTTGACGAGCCGTTTTCCAATCTGGATGTGGATACCCGTGAGCGGCTGGCCTTTGAGGTGCGCGAGATTTTAAAAAAGGCCGGCATCACGGCAATATTGGTGACGCATAATCAGGCAGAGGCCTTCGCGATTGCTGACCGCATCGGCGTGATGCAGGCGGGCAAGATTATCCAATGGGATACGCCCTACAGCCTGCATCATCATCCCGTGAATGACTTTGTCGCGGACTTCATCCGGCGGGAGGCCATTATGGCGCAGCGTGCCCAGGCCTTTTTACGTGGGGAGCCCGTGGAGCTGTGA
- a CDS encoding AAA family ATPase produces the protein MHIKSLRVEQFKRFRQPVSLDKLEPGLNIISAPNEAGKSTLAEALRTVFFERYGTGSLTKILPWGDSSAAPEIELDFSLNGQEMRLSKRFLKRKRCDLYIGNHHLDNDEAEQYLAQQMGFEYAAKGSSQPRNWGVPGLLWIEQGQGQDLRSSVEHASGTLQQALGSEIADLTSADGDYLIEQAQQQLDQYVTQAQGQPRGVWLAAQKEAKELEDQLQSQQSALQQYQQWVDELAQARKHIAHAEAKRPWEQLREQAKQVQVQLLQARQLQERAKELQQTLTMLAEREKLYQQAGERDQEWASQRSQRAEQVKSLRAKLELEQSLLSSLSQRLQQARSHKDASLQEQERARTWQQWFQDQASFDSTQQQLQQMQGQLEELGKLEAQLAQCGAALVQLKIADEALEQLRQQHQLIQRLQHQLETISTEVQIELQDGASLVLDGESIQGRHRAHLSVSTLIELPGMGQLRIIPGGRDLGKVQQQLAKTQQEYAQALGQLGGRSLEELERRREQYREQEQQDRLLRSSMKALAPQGKAHLQGLVQAAQQRLAPLRPQGEAIEASELSRIVQAATLAEQQYRALESEWHDAREAVARTQARLEQAQAEANSLEQQWADPQRQRAQQEREQQWGQLRLQRDQLLADQKALDAELASLPLAVLEQDLQRLERSAQQQEQSYNEACLAAQLVQTKLETHGAQGLEEQIDQTVLRLNDCRRRCTAYERRVQALRLLLSVLREQRSALTQQLHEPLQKHINHYLRLLLGKARVELDEHLAPRWLQRDSGQGLADDIDGLSFGAREQIGLIARLAYADLLQQAGRPTLLILDDVLVHSDNDRLGAMKRIIHDAAQRHQILLFTCQADKWMDMGVALRPVPQGVQ, from the coding sequence ATGCACATTAAGTCTTTACGTGTTGAACAATTCAAACGTTTTCGCCAGCCTGTATCACTGGACAAGCTGGAACCGGGCCTGAATATCATCAGCGCGCCGAACGAAGCGGGTAAAAGCACCTTGGCCGAAGCCCTGCGTACGGTGTTTTTCGAGCGTTATGGCACCGGTAGCCTGACAAAAATCCTGCCCTGGGGCGATTCATCGGCCGCGCCAGAAATCGAATTGGATTTCAGTCTGAACGGCCAGGAGATGCGCCTGAGCAAGCGTTTCCTGAAGCGCAAACGCTGCGATTTATACATAGGCAATCACCATCTGGATAATGATGAGGCCGAGCAGTACTTGGCCCAGCAAATGGGGTTTGAGTATGCCGCCAAAGGCAGTAGTCAGCCCCGTAACTGGGGTGTGCCGGGCCTTTTGTGGATTGAGCAAGGGCAAGGCCAGGACCTGCGTAGCTCGGTCGAGCACGCCAGCGGCACCCTGCAGCAGGCGTTGGGTAGCGAAATTGCCGATCTGACTAGTGCAGACGGGGATTATCTGATCGAACAGGCCCAGCAACAGCTGGACCAATATGTGACCCAGGCTCAAGGACAGCCTCGTGGCGTCTGGTTGGCAGCGCAGAAGGAAGCCAAGGAGCTGGAAGACCAGTTGCAGAGCCAGCAATCCGCCTTGCAGCAATATCAGCAATGGGTGGACGAACTGGCGCAGGCCCGCAAGCACATTGCCCACGCCGAAGCGAAGCGCCCTTGGGAACAACTGCGTGAGCAGGCCAAACAGGTACAGGTTCAGTTGCTTCAAGCCCGCCAATTGCAGGAGCGAGCCAAAGAGTTGCAACAAACCCTGACCATGCTGGCGGAGCGTGAAAAGCTCTATCAACAAGCCGGGGAACGCGACCAGGAGTGGGCCAGCCAACGTAGTCAGCGTGCTGAGCAGGTGAAATCCCTGCGTGCCAAGCTGGAGCTGGAACAGAGCCTGCTCAGCAGCCTGAGCCAGCGCCTGCAGCAGGCGCGCAGCCATAAAGACGCCAGTCTGCAGGAGCAGGAACGCGCCCGTACCTGGCAACAATGGTTTCAAGATCAAGCCAGCTTTGACAGCACACAGCAGCAGCTGCAGCAGATGCAAGGGCAGCTGGAGGAACTGGGTAAGCTGGAAGCCCAACTGGCGCAATGCGGTGCCGCCTTGGTGCAGCTGAAAATCGCCGACGAGGCCCTGGAGCAATTGCGTCAGCAGCACCAGCTCATTCAACGCTTGCAACACCAGCTGGAGACGATTTCCACCGAAGTGCAGATCGAACTGCAAGACGGAGCCAGTCTGGTGCTGGATGGCGAATCCATTCAAGGCCGACACCGCGCTCACCTGAGCGTCAGCACCCTGATTGAACTGCCCGGAATGGGCCAGCTACGCATCATTCCCGGTGGTCGAGACCTGGGTAAAGTGCAACAGCAGTTGGCGAAAACTCAGCAAGAATACGCACAGGCACTTGGACAGTTGGGCGGAAGAAGCCTGGAAGAACTGGAACGCCGCCGCGAGCAATATCGGGAACAAGAACAACAGGACCGACTGTTACGCAGTTCCATGAAAGCGCTGGCTCCGCAAGGAAAAGCACATTTGCAAGGTCTGGTTCAGGCAGCCCAACAGCGCCTCGCACCGCTGCGTCCACAAGGCGAAGCGATTGAGGCGTCGGAATTGAGCCGTATCGTCCAAGCTGCCACTTTGGCTGAGCAGCAGTACCGGGCGCTCGAAAGTGAGTGGCATGATGCCCGCGAGGCCGTTGCCCGCACTCAGGCCCGTCTGGAACAGGCCCAGGCCGAAGCCAATAGTCTGGAACAGCAATGGGCGGACCCGCAACGCCAGCGGGCGCAGCAGGAGCGCGAACAGCAGTGGGGACAGTTGCGCCTGCAACGCGATCAACTGCTGGCCGATCAGAAAGCCTTGGACGCTGAACTTGCCTCCCTGCCGTTGGCCGTGTTGGAACAAGACTTGCAGCGGCTGGAGCGCAGCGCCCAGCAGCAGGAGCAGAGCTACAACGAGGCCTGCCTGGCTGCCCAGCTTGTGCAAACCAAGCTGGAAACGCACGGCGCCCAAGGTCTGGAAGAACAAATCGATCAGACCGTGCTGCGACTGAACGACTGTCGGCGCCGCTGCACAGCGTACGAACGCCGCGTGCAAGCGCTACGGCTGTTGCTATCTGTACTGCGTGAACAGCGCAGCGCCTTGACCCAGCAACTGCACGAACCCTTGCAAAAGCACATCAACCACTATCTACGCCTGCTGCTGGGCAAAGCACGCGTCGAGCTGGACGAGCACCTGGCTCCACGCTGGCTGCAGCGCGACAGTGGGCAAGGCCTGGCCGACGATATTGATGGCCTGAGCTTTGGCGCACGCGAGCAAATCGGCCTGATTGCCCGTCTGGCCTATGCGGATTTGCTGCAACAGGCAGGCCGTCCTACCTTGCTGATTCTGGATGACGTGCTGGTCCACAGTGACAACGATCGCCTGGGAGCCATGAAGCGCATTATTCACGACGCTGCCCAGCGCCATCAGATCCTGCTTTTCACCTGCCAGGCCGACAAGTGGATGGACATGGGAGTGGCGCTACGGCCCGTGCCGCAAGGCGTACAATAG
- a CDS encoding Fe(3+) ABC transporter substrate-binding protein, which yields MRFTLRSRALTQALLLSAMGTVSMAAFASGEVNLYTTREPGLITPLLETFSKDTGVKVNTVFVKDGLIERVKTEGDKSPADILMTVDIGNLLDLVEAGITQPVESAALDSAIPANLRGADKQWYSLSLRDRVAYVAKDVDVKSIHYEDFADPKWKGKVCIRSGQHPYNTALVAAMIAHDGAEATEKWLRGVKDNLGRKAAGGDRDVARDILGGICDIGIANAYYVGRMKNAEPGSDAYKWGEAINVVRPTFADTKSGGTHVNISGAAVAKHAPNKDNAVKLLEYLVSEKAQSLYAKANYEYPVRAGVELDPVVASFGPLKVDPLPLTEIAKHRKQASELVDKVGFDN from the coding sequence ATGCGCTTTACTCTTCGTAGTCGTGCCCTGACCCAAGCCCTGCTTCTGTCCGCGATGGGTACTGTGTCGATGGCGGCTTTTGCTTCTGGCGAAGTCAATCTCTACACCACCCGCGAACCCGGACTGATTACTCCTCTGTTGGAAACCTTTAGCAAAGACACGGGTGTGAAGGTCAATACCGTGTTTGTGAAAGATGGCCTGATCGAGCGTGTCAAGACAGAAGGTGACAAATCCCCTGCCGACATTCTGATGACGGTAGACATTGGCAATCTGCTGGATCTGGTCGAAGCGGGTATTACCCAGCCGGTGGAATCCGCAGCCCTGGACAGTGCCATTCCCGCCAATCTGCGCGGCGCGGACAAACAATGGTATTCCCTGTCCTTGCGTGATCGCGTCGCTTATGTTGCCAAGGACGTGGATGTGAAAAGCATTCACTACGAAGATTTCGCCGACCCCAAGTGGAAAGGCAAAGTGTGCATCCGTTCGGGCCAACACCCTTACAACACGGCCTTGGTCGCCGCCATGATTGCTCATGATGGGGCCGAAGCAACGGAAAAATGGTTGCGTGGCGTCAAGGACAATCTGGGTCGCAAAGCCGCCGGAGGGGACCGTGACGTTGCCCGCGACATTCTGGGCGGGATTTGTGATATCGGTATCGCCAATGCCTACTACGTGGGCCGCATGAAAAATGCCGAGCCAGGTAGCGACGCCTACAAATGGGGGGAAGCCATTAATGTGGTGCGTCCCACCTTCGCGGATACCAAAAGTGGCGGCACGCACGTGAACATTTCCGGTGCGGCGGTGGCTAAGCATGCTCCCAACAAGGACAATGCCGTCAAATTGCTGGAATACCTGGTTTCCGAGAAAGCGCAGAGCCTGTATGCCAAGGCCAATTACGAATACCCCGTGCGCGCCGGTGTTGAACTGGACCCGGTCGTGGCCAGCTTTGGGCCCTTGAAGGTCGATCCCTTGCCGCTGACTGAAATCGCCAAGCATCGCAAGCAAGCCAGCGAGTTGGTGGATAAAGTTGGCTTCGACAACTAA
- the rph gene encoding ribonuclease PH, whose protein sequence is MSENATIARPSGRSATQCRPVELVTGFTRHAEGSVLIRLGETHVLCNASVLDKVPPFLKGKEQGWVTAEYGMLPRSTHTRSDREAARGKQNGRTQEIQRLIGRSLRAVFDLKALGERTIHIDCDVLQADGGTRCASITGAWVAASLAVRNLQEQGKLQASPILDQLAAVSVGVFESHPVLDLDYLEDSACGVDMNIVMTGSGNLVEVQGTAEGQTFARPTLNRLLDLAEQGIAELMQAQKQALQG, encoded by the coding sequence TTGTCTGAAAACGCTACGATTGCACGCCCCTCGGGTCGATCTGCCACACAATGCCGTCCTGTCGAACTGGTGACTGGTTTCACTCGTCACGCCGAAGGTTCGGTGCTGATCCGCTTGGGCGAGACCCATGTTCTGTGCAATGCCAGCGTGCTCGACAAAGTGCCTCCCTTTCTGAAAGGCAAGGAGCAGGGCTGGGTAACCGCGGAATACGGCATGCTGCCACGCTCCACCCACACCCGTTCCGACCGGGAGGCGGCCCGTGGCAAGCAAAATGGCCGCACCCAGGAAATTCAGCGCCTGATTGGCCGCAGCCTGCGCGCCGTTTTTGATCTGAAGGCCTTGGGCGAGCGCACCATCCATATTGACTGCGACGTGCTGCAAGCCGACGGCGGAACCCGCTGCGCGAGCATCACCGGTGCCTGGGTTGCCGCCAGTCTGGCGGTACGCAACCTGCAAGAGCAGGGCAAACTGCAAGCCTCGCCCATTCTGGATCAATTGGCGGCCGTTTCGGTCGGTGTATTCGAATCCCACCCCGTGCTGGATCTGGACTATCTGGAAGACTCCGCCTGCGGCGTGGATATGAATATCGTCATGACAGGCAGCGGCAATCTGGTGGAAGTGCAGGGCACCGCTGAAGGCCAAACTTTTGCGCGCCCCACCTTGAACCGCTTGCTGGATCTGGCCGAGCAGGGCATTGCCGAGCTGATGCAAGCCCAGAAACAGGCCTTGCAGGGCTGA
- a CDS encoding ABC transporter permease has translation MPFFRRLPLWSLAAAVIALIVAAPVITLLTHALGGSTEHWSHLFQFVLPHAMSNTLLLLLGVGVVVSCLGVGAAWLITAYEFPGRRVLQWALLLPLAVPTYIVAFAYLDLLHPIGPIQSAIRYVLGYSSPREFRLPDLRSLGGAIFLLGSVLYPYVYLSTRAMFATQSASLLEAARIMGESGRSVFFRVVLPMARPAIAVGVSLALLETLNDIGASEFLGVQTLTVSIYTTWVTRSDLAGAAQIAVSMLCLVAALISIERYGRRRQAYSSNQRSEPIRPTRLKGSAACIAIALGAAPVLVGFVAPSLYLLNETIKHVTQTGGISAQLLNSAWNTLYIAALATLATLFCGLVVAWAARAVSSGRKPRLARFLAGVSSLGYAIPGTVLAIGLLTPLVMFDSFYNQLLSWLGISSSGLLLMGSTLALVLAYTLRFLAISIGGIEAGLARIPASLEQASRLLGETPAGTLKRVHLPLLRPAMGAAALLIFVDAMKELPATLLLRPMNFETLATWLYAEAARGTYEEGAVAALAIVLAGLIPVILLARTQLMASGPRAS, from the coding sequence ATGCCCTTTTTTCGTCGTCTGCCCCTTTGGTCCCTGGCCGCTGCTGTGATTGCCCTGATTGTGGCTGCGCCTGTGATTACCCTGCTGACCCACGCCTTAGGCGGCTCGACCGAGCACTGGTCGCACCTGTTCCAGTTCGTGTTGCCCCACGCCATGAGCAATACCTTATTGCTGCTCCTGGGGGTGGGAGTGGTGGTCAGCTGTTTAGGGGTGGGCGCTGCCTGGCTGATTACCGCCTACGAGTTTCCAGGTAGGCGGGTTCTGCAATGGGCGTTGCTGCTGCCTTTGGCGGTCCCGACCTATATCGTGGCCTTTGCTTATCTGGACTTGCTGCATCCGATCGGGCCGATTCAATCAGCCATACGCTATGTGCTGGGTTACAGCAGCCCGCGTGAATTTCGTCTGCCGGACCTGCGCTCCCTGGGCGGGGCTATTTTTCTGCTGGGCTCGGTGCTCTATCCTTATGTTTACCTGAGTACACGAGCCATGTTTGCCACTCAGTCGGCCAGTCTGCTCGAAGCGGCACGCATTATGGGGGAGTCCGGACGCAGTGTCTTTTTCCGGGTTGTGCTGCCGATGGCCCGCCCCGCGATTGCTGTGGGCGTCAGTCTGGCCTTGCTGGAAACCTTGAATGATATCGGCGCTTCCGAGTTTCTGGGTGTGCAGACCTTGACGGTATCGATCTACACCACCTGGGTGACCCGTTCTGATCTGGCAGGTGCCGCTCAAATCGCTGTTTCCATGCTCTGTCTGGTGGCGGCCTTGATCAGCATTGAGCGTTATGGCCGTCGTCGCCAGGCGTATTCCAGTAATCAACGCTCCGAGCCTATCCGACCCACTCGGTTGAAAGGCTCGGCGGCCTGCATCGCGATTGCCTTGGGTGCGGCCCCCGTGCTGGTAGGGTTTGTGGCTCCTTCCCTGTATCTGCTTAACGAGACAATCAAACATGTGACGCAAACCGGCGGCATCTCGGCGCAACTGCTCAACAGTGCCTGGAACACCCTGTATATCGCTGCCCTGGCTACGCTTGCGACTCTGTTCTGTGGTCTGGTGGTTGCCTGGGCTGCCCGCGCCGTCAGTTCGGGACGCAAGCCTCGTCTAGCCCGTTTTCTGGCCGGTGTCAGCAGTCTGGGCTACGCCATTCCCGGGACGGTGTTGGCGATTGGTCTGTTGACTCCCCTGGTGATGTTCGATTCTTTTTACAACCAGCTCCTGTCCTGGTTGGGCATTTCGTCAAGCGGACTGCTCTTGATGGGCTCTACTCTGGCCTTGGTGCTCGCGTATACCTTGCGCTTTCTGGCGATCTCGATTGGCGGCATCGAGGCTGGCCTGGCTCGTATTCCCGCTTCCTTGGAGCAGGCCTCCCGCCTATTGGGTGAAACGCCGGCCGGCACGCTCAAGCGCGTGCATTTGCCTTTGCTGCGCCCGGCCATGGGTGCTGCTGCCCTGCTGATTTTTGTGGATGCCATGAAGGAGCTTCCGGCTACCTTGCTGCTGCGTCCGATGAATTTCGAGACCCTGGCAACCTGGTTGTATGCGGAAGCGGCGCGGGGAACCTATGAGGAAGGCGCGGTGGCGGCTCTGGCCATTGTGCTGGCCGGTTTGATCCCCGTTATTTTATTGGCTCGTACTCAATTGATGGCCTCTGGCCCACGCGCATCATGA